Below is a window of Longimicrobiaceae bacterium DNA.
CTACCTCCCGGCCGATGCGAAAGAGGAATTCCGGTGCGAAATCGGCGCCGTTCGGCCATTCGACGGTACCGGTTTCCTCGTTCACGCTCATCAGGGCGAACATCTCCGGCGAGCGGAGCGGCTCGAACACCTCACCGTGCATCTCCGTCGA
It encodes the following:
- a CDS encoding DUF2442 domain-containing protein codes for the protein MFLHVSRARVLDDHRLWVEFDNGVAKEVDLSTEMHGEVFEPLRSPEMFALMSVNEETGTVEWPNGADFAPEFLFRIGREVERVA